The Lineus longissimus chromosome 8, tnLinLong1.2, whole genome shotgun sequence region aGGACGTATGTTCCCACGATACCCACTAGTACAACTGTATTGCGTGGGGAATAGATTTCCGGTAACAATACACCTGCCCAATCTTTTTCGACTGGTAAAATTAAGGGGTGTAAGGAGTACATTACACCCCTCTGAAAGTCGCTTGAGAAAAGATGGTATGGGACTATTGTTGCCGGAAATCTATTTCCGCAAATACCGTTGTATGATTGGTCAGTGTGGTCACATGGATGCCCAATTCATACAAAATGTCCCCCTTTTCTCGCCTCAAAGTCAAGCTTAGTTGttacatgaaatgtacaaatcataTGGTGATGTTGAAGTACGGTCAgattgattttcattgcaaagtCATATCAGCTGCTGTGCTTGAAATTgatgttaaaggggtacgccgttcataaatactagtggtccaggaaaatagaaatgcagttatacacaatgccgtagtgcagtcattatgcatgcaaatctgctgaaacttggtatttattgtatttgtatatctgtctacataacggcaatgtcgaaatttatatccagtatgtatttacgcaatttggaattttcaaatttaattacaaatttcaaatatgtcACGAAAGGCCTTTCAGCAGTGTATATTGATCTTGGGCTTGTGGATATAATAATATATCGCATCTATGAAATGAATCAATGAAATAAAGCTTGGAGTATTGACAACTTGCCGGATGCACTAATCGTTAAAGGTCCGGTCCATAAATGAACTGATTTACGTTTTTGGCCCACCAGAAATGTTCCCCTTTGAACTGGTGGTGCCAGGCAAAGATGACGTTTTAAATTTGTTGCCGAGTGGAATGGGTCATTTTAGGACACAAAGTTTTTATCTCTCATTTGGAATATGGGGGACTTTCTTTTTTGTTTCGGTTAATTTGTAGAGCTACGCATCAAATATTCTTAAACTGGTAGTTAGATGGCGCTAGAGTGTCATCATAGAAAGACAAGTAATCAGCCAAATTTAAATGTTCGTGAGTTATTCTATGAGTGTTTCTTATCCCTTTCAGATGCTGGCTAGGATGTTGCTTAATTCCATTCTGTGTGACAGACCTCCACGACTGCACGCACACGTGCCCGAATTGTAATCGTGTCCTGGGGCGTTACAATCGTATGTAAGACGAAAGATCGACCATCGGCAGCCGTCGAAGCAACGGATTCGACCAATGGCAGCCACAGCAGCAACGGATCGATTGAGGAAATACAACGCCATGAATTGTATTCTCTAAAAGCCATGGAACGTCTTATTCAATTAAGTGAATGCCCATTAAAAAACCTATGAGGCCGTTATCTGCAAAACAAGGAATGGCTCCAACCTCAAatttggcattcacttcgttttaaaagagttttaattgctttgaaTAGTTGTACAAATGTAAATGATTACAAAGAGTGATGATATATCTATACTGTATTTTAGAAATATTCAAGAATGGGGTGTGTGGGGGGGGGTCTGTTGAGTGCTGTCCTTTTTGATGTAACATTTATTTTTCAAACATCTTCCAGAAATCCAGTGTGTTCCAATGTGTGTCTCTATTCATTTTTTTTCCAATCTGATTCCACCAAACACGATCCAGTCAACAAAAGGTGTTATTACATGACCGCTGTGAATCCTTGCGCCTGATTGGACCAACaacatcatgtgaccgatcaATAAAAATTGACGTTTCTTGGTGACGTCACGTCCGCGAGCAACACTGAACTttcaaaaatcatgaatttaTATGCAGTGGCTTGTCGGTAATTCGCAGTGGTCATGTAGTAAAGAAAATATAGccctttttctcaggcaatatGAGTTTTTCTGTCCCATGAAATTTGACATTGCCCTCAAAATGGGCTATATTCGATGATTACCATATTTGGCAGGGAAATACATTTGCCAGTCCATTTACACCTGAATTTGTTACCAAGTAACGTTtgagatacagtggaacctcccttagtggataCCCATTGGTGGACACCTGTATGTAGGACACCCTCTGTATAaaggacagtgattttggtcccaaattggtcatttctatACGATTTGACCTTTGTAATCAggacagctctctattaaggagagcatGTCCCAaaagtgtccttagtagaacggttctactgtatttaagATTTTCTTGTACCAGATTTAGCAAACAAAGTGACTATGCAGCCTCTTCCTCCTAAACAGATTTTGACCTATGTAACTTTGAGGTTTTACAATTAATTCGTGTCATTGATTAGCTGCTGAAATAAGATAAGTGTGGAGAAGTTGCTGTATTTTAGATttagaattagaattagaaGGTACGTCATTCTTAAGCTGTTACTATAAACTGGTCGAAAGTTGGCGAAGTTTTTATTTGGTAGAGACTAAAGTCCATGCTTTACTGCAAAAAATTTGATGGTTAACTGTGAACTGTAAACTGTAAACTCACTCAGGAGCCAGCACAACCTTCAGTGGGGCAGTATTTGCACCGTTCATACTGCAGTCGGGCATGGCGGAATTGGGGAAATTTGTGAGACTGCTCCTGatcgattttacagtaatgggAAGCCTGCTTTTGTGTAACTTCCAtagatgaaatgagatgtatgGTTGCTGTAGAGTTTATCCGTGGTTCAGCTTTATTGGGATAATCCATCGACTCCCAGCTTGCTGCTATCAAGCTCCAGCATGTTCCTGTCAAAGTCCCAGAACTGTTAGAGTTCTTTGATAGAGTAACGATTAATAACATAGTTTTTGAAGATGTAACCTCAATCTCCCCAATCCGTACTACTAAATTTTCATAAGTGCTATTGTTCCCGCACAGTCCCTGTAGGTTTTTGGTTGGTTAGCCTAaatgagatggcagcactgcattaAATTCAACGAAGACACAGCCCTGATATTTGGTAATGCTCGttatttttaaatgaaacttttccCGAGCTAATTAGTTGGGATCCGGGCCACACGGTGTTTACCGGTGCTGGTCAGGAGATGATGGATTACCCTCATTAATAAATTAGCCTGTGATAGGTATGTGTACTTTCTGGTGGTGGATGGTAACATTTTGATTTAATGTGCTGTGTAATTGTGTGATGAATATTATATATATTAGCATAAAATTTTCTTGTcttcgttttcaaattttctttgCCCTACAAAACTTAAAAGATGCTCAATGACCTTTTAGTGTGCTAGAGGACTGCAGAGACTTCTGTTATACCAAGTGCATGGACCCATCTTACCCCAAAGAAGTCCATTTCCACTTTAATAGAGcacattaaagggacaacattgGCATGAGATAGCATGGTTTCTTACCAAAAGTGGCTTCCAGTATGAACGTTACTTCTCCATGCAGGATCACTGAAAAATCATTAGCAATAATCTCGACCAGAACGAAATGTTACCGTAACCCTTCATGAAATTTGGAGGCCATGTACATAGCAGCTCATAACACTAGCGAGTTGGGGACATCATTAGAGATAGCTTGAGTGGGTTGCTATATGTGATGGCGCATGGTGGtgagcaggggtattatcctcctgccTGGCCACATCTTggccctcaagccttggatcctcTCCGCcaacccggactccgttacaccaagtatgaggggaggtaacggaccgattaatTCCGATGGTTCTGAACGCCTGGCCAGGGATATCCCACATCCAcaaccaagttgtccctttaaaggggctTTGCAATctcggagccttgtgtgtcaagatgaaaTTCCTTAGTGGAGATATCATATCATCACTTAGCGCATTTTTACTAACAAGCTCACTATTATGAAGGAGGGGATTGGACTAATAAGGGTAATAAGGGTAAGATGATACTGATTGATAGGCCTTTCTATTAAAATACAGTTTAGGATGACAAAGTTGGTGGATTGTCGACACCGGGATTGTGGATCCTTGACCTGCTGTTCCGACAGTCAAACTCACAACATCTAGACTCGTGGGCCAGTCTATaacgtcatcctaatttggtctcacGGTGAGAGACGAGgacggtccactgcgtccagagtgcATTACAACCTCCTACTTGTGTACCAGTCTGGTGTTCTAACCACTCCACCCATTGATGTCCATTTTCAGACGTGCTGATATGAGGATTTGAGTAAAAGAGGACCCATTaccacaatgtcacaatcaactaCCTGTTTGTCGGCCGAAGACGAAAGTGTTGGCGGCCGTCATGGAAATAGtcaaaagaaaagataacaaaaaataataacaaaacGAAATTTTCTAAGAAATCCATCATGAAATGTGTCtgaaaatcacatttttctAATTGAAATAATCTTAAGAATACATAGATCATCACCTGCAAGGTACAGGTGAGTATACATTGGCAATGTCAACTTGAAAAACGTTGAAAGAACCTCGGAATAGCAAAATGTGTGAGGTTACTGTCACTGACTGTCAGATCTGCACTGCAGATCATGAGTATGATTAGATGCAATATAGTGATAGATGATCAGATATCAGATGCATCTGCTGGATGACAGATGCTTACTGACAGATGGATaatgtcaagttcaagtgagcgccttctggttgctccttgaaacccctgattgatttctgtggagactggggtaataatttgatatcccacaCCGCTTTAACAGTTCCGCTACTGAGGAGCGCTGCGTGACATTATTATTGTCATTAACCCAGGAGGATAAATGTTGATATTCGCAGATTCTGGTTCCGCGTCTGTGAAAGATTTGATTGCTATACCCTGGCTGGGAGGGACTATCATTATCACTATCCGTATCGATTTGTCATTGATGGGAACTAATCTGTATTGTGGatggtgactgggcagctgacACTAGTGACAGCTTCGAGATAATGTTCTTGGCCTTAATAACTCTTGTTGTCCTGTAGAAATTGGGAAAACCCATATTGCACCATGCATTACATGTCTGAGTCATTGTTACTCATCTAATCATCATGTGCTTGAAGAACTAGGTCAACAGAAGaggtacagtaaaacctctctatagaGAACatctggactgacaaatgctggcATAagagagaggtatcctgattacagaggtcaaattagaTGAAAACAGcgactttgggaccaaaacaagtgtccttaatagagagggtttcattgatagagaggtgtctgctaagagaagttccactgtacttagtTCTAGCGGTGCCATCGCCTGCTGTCCCTCCCCTAAATAGCCAGAAGTCAATGAAAATGCATCAAAAATCAGTACTATACTATACAAACTATAGATTGAAATACTCTAGTATCACCGACCTAAGACCGGTTGATTTTATTTATTATGAAATCGAAACAAGATTATAGCTAGAACAAAAGGTCATGATGAGCCACAGACAGCTTTGTgtccaggggcgtagctagtaGGAGCAAATGCCCCCCCAAAGTCTCCTATGACCAGGGAGccttttacccccccccccccgctcccaACTAAAAAGCTAGCTATGCCCCTGGTGTTGCCAATTATCGTCTATCAATCAATCTATCAAAATTGAACGATTTGAATGGCATTGAACTCCTGTGGGCATGATAGCTAGCTTTGAACTGAATATTCAGAACCGGTCTTAGGTCGGTGAAATTAGAGTATATTATATAACATATTTAAGCTCGATCCAAGTCACAATCCAAAGAGTAAAGCATAAAAAGTAAGTTAATTACCCTGGGGTGTCCTAATGGACGTAACAGCCACAGCTTTTCATCTATGTCTAAACTGGGCCTGGGAAATTACCGTGTCTATTGATAGCTGGTCACATGAAGCTATTATCAGTATAAAATGAAATCACATGCTGTTGGTTTCTCACAAACACTGCCTGGCCTCGCCTGGATAAATAACTTAATATATAGTGATACAGTCTCGGATTCCTTGAATCTTCTTTAGgaaaaaaacttctttttttgtGTTTAATTCAGAAACTTTGCAGGTTGGTCTACTCTAGTCTAAACCTTGTACAGCCTTAATGCCATGATAAACAACCTGTATAGCGATTCGATCTTGGATTCATTGTTATTCTTGTTCAAGATGAAAAAAGTTTTGATTTGCCAAGTCTAGACAGATAAATGGAtactgtacatgtgtatacagtagaacctctctattaaggacaccctttgggactgacaagtgctgtccttacgaaagagctgtcctgattagagaggttaaattgaatggaaacacccaacttgggaccaaaactagtgtccttaatagagaggtgtccaccaagggatgttctactgtaccaaatttcagtgaattcatgattttaaactttttttgaCAGCATGTGCGGGTGGTACCCAAACTTGAGCTGGATCCCCATGTTTCTCGGCTGCCTGACGGTGGTTACATTCTTTGTCTcgtacgccatcgccatctatGAAGGAGATGTCGCAGCATATTTCCCGTACATCAGGTAGGTGGCGGTCCCTgtcactatagattcatgcacttgattgggaacaacgtttacatgacgtagtgttggccgtcgtcacatcaccatgcattttacattacggtaacgtgacgagacgcgacgttttcgtaaacgttggtcccaatcaagtgcatggatctatacatgcttcccgaaattggtggcttgcatggGAACTaattttttcccccttgtccgtcatcaaaggcattcaagtgagttggtcaaccatgtccctccaccatgaggcctagtttccccttatgacatcattattttggacactcagcgccccatttcttgAAAGGTGTATTGTTGGAGCCAATAATGGCATTGCATTCTGACACTTTTGCGGCTTATGATACATGATAGTGTCCGGTAAGGGATGTTCCACTGCACTCTTATTTGCAATCTCCACACACACCTATGCCACGTCAGCCGCTTACACCTCTGCCACAGCCTCTAGGATCTATGTGAGTAGAGATTGCGTATTCCCCATTATTCCCAGTGCAAGACATTTGCTGCTGTAGTCAACGACTGGCAAACCAGCAAGGTCAGGGTCAGTAACGATAAAAATTTATGAAATTCTTCTCCTTTTTTCAGCGACACTGGAGCTAACACTCCAGAGAGTTGTATTTTTGGTGAATTTCTCAACATTGCTGCTTTTTTAGGTGAGTACCTGTtatatttgaagaaaacattTATGACGTCATTTGTGCTGTTTCAGTCTACAGCTCTGGGGCATTTTCATCATCCTCACTCAATCACGCCTGCAACctgacatttctatgtcaactgtgccaCTTCGTCCCTTGAGGCATAACGGTCATGAGACCTCTGTGTCAACACCTCTCTTGCAACTCCAGCACTCTCTGCATCGAGGGATACAATACATCCATCATGCATGTCTGGCTCAGTTCCCTTCATCGTTTGCATCCAGCATCCTCTGGTTGCCACTCCATAAGTATCTTGGGATGCCTTACTGGTTCCATGGCTCCATCGGACACACATTTCCAAACCAACAAtaccagggcctggttgttcaaagacACAAACTTCACGTCGTCTCTAACAGTTACTTTAAGTAGTGGACCCAATGGATGTGCCTTATAATTTTGGTTGGAAAGAACTATGAACTTGTGCATCCTTTAGACAATAATAATACTAGACATGCTAGAAGCTGACACATGGAGTAGTCATATCTATGGGCTTTATTTGACCTTGAAATTTGGCATGTTTGTTTAAGATTTATGTGATATTTCTGTCCTCTATTTCAGCCTTCATCACAATTTTCATCCGGTTCAAACTGGTTAGTTCGTTCACCCGAGACACGATTCGATCAGTGAAGATTTTGAACGTAATTGGTATGGTTATTGGTGCTATCTCAAGTTTCGGGCTTACAATGGTCGCTAACTTTCAGGTAAGAATTATGGTCTTGTGCATTATCCAATCTCCCTGTGCAAACTCAGTTCCACTCAAGTGGCTAtttggtaattcaaattacctATCAGTATGGTAAGTGAGAGGCAAAAGTGTCTCCAAAATAATCACTGTTATAATCCGTGGTGAGTCTAAGTGAAATacctgtttttttacaaactttggtgcaaaaattGGCCTTTCACTTTCAGAGGCTGCTATTGTTTGGCGCTTCAGCACAGGCCAAATTGTTTACAGCTAGTGCTCtgatctaaaaaaagtcttagATTCAAATATGCTTCATCAATAGATCAACAACTTAAAGTGGCTGTAAGTCTAAACCTatcttgcatttcttttcagGACAATAAGATCGAAGTTGTCCACATCATCGGTGCCTCGTTCGTTTTCGGCCTGGGTGTTGCCTACACCTGGGTCCAGGTTGCCATCTCATTCCTCATGTACCCGGATTACAACGCGCTCACTATATGTGTTGTGAGGGCTGTCATGTCATGCATCTCTACGATCAGTATGGTCATGGGTATCCTTTTTAAAAGATCAATTTCAGCTTCTTTTTGGGACCGACGTAAAGTTTCTTCAGGGTGGTACAGAAAAACTTTCCTCAAAACTTGAAGTTTTGTTCTCTCCTCATCGGGCATAACTTGTAGCAGAGCATTTTAAAAGGCTCCTATTTTCAGAAAACCAATTTCCACAAAGTTaagagtctatgttttttgTCTAATCTAAATTTCTTGGTATCATCATGTTACATCAACTAACCAAGGATGTGCAGTGCAGCTTAAAAGGCTCCCATAGAACACAAATTTCGACAAATCTTGTAGAAACGGTTTAGAGTCGATGCGTTTAGTTGAATCTAAATTTCCTGGTAGGAACATGTGCTGAGACAGGAAGTGCAGTGCATTTCAAATGACATCCCATATCCGGAAAGACATATTACAACAAATCTCCTGTCGAGTCGTTGTCAATTTCTTGGTAATATCGTGTTACATGATAGGAAATGCAGTGCTGAGGCCTGACTTATGTTCGGGATATTAGAACTTGGCTTGGTCATGTCTTCTCTTTACTTCCGAAAGTTGTGCTGTGGGAAAAATTTCATGTATAGCCTCTCTATGAAAGACACTTTAGTATAGAGAACTGTCCGTGCTGTGCAGTGTTATTTCCTTAACCCTCAATCCTTTTGCGTGTAAAAATACTAATACCGGTACCGGTTTTATAAATCGCATGcaatttttcaattcatttctgatttcaattcattttgtcctgaaagggttaatttcactttttctttgttttgcaCTTTCTTTCCTTGACATTCTTGTGTAGCTTTCATAACTGCTATTATAGCCAATCATgaatggtttagctcaggttcTCATGATCATTCCCGGTCGGTATGGAAACCAACAGATCCTGTAAGTTACTTTTAGGAGATGTACAGGATGTCACAGAAAATGGCTTCTTTCACCCCTATAAAACCATCTGGGTTGCCCGTATCTCCCCTATTAGCTGTCGTTTGCATATTCCTCATCCAGCTGCTAATGCCTTATAAGGTAAATTCATACTCATTTTCCTAAGACCGCCGGTTCCTAAACTGTCACAAAATTACCCAGCATTCAAAAATGTATGTGCCACTATTGCTACCAGTTCTTGTCTACTTGCCTATCCCGAAGAGatttcaaactgatttggtGCTCAAACCTCTAAATGCAAAAATCTGTGTGGCacaaagatgaaaataaatgacGTCACAATGGCCCAGCCTCAGGATGTTGTCGGCGTTATGTAACATCATGATGTCACCACCGATGTACGGAAAGATCAAAAATGATGTCACTGACATCGTCACGCATCAGAGATGTAGTTGcggataaaagaaaaaaaccaagatgacTTTGTTGCTTTGTGCTAAATATGTTACAGAGTTAGaggttgatgacgtcacgaataTCATCTTTGCGCCTCCCTGGTCctctctgccccccccccccctcttctgTCTGAAATCGTTCATCCCTTGCTTCCGTTATAACCTCATCGACTTGCGTTCGCTTCTCAAGTTGTGTAGGGTTAACATGTAAATATCTAACCTTGACCTTCACCCAGCGTTTGTCACAGCGATGATTGCACGGACGGCATGGACAAATAGTGGCCCTCACGACCACCCGAGACAAAAGTGGCAACCAACAGACCCTGTAAGTGAGGCAGCATTTTGTATTCCTTGGTTGGTTCACGAAAGTGCCCTGCacaacgagcgatttttgttgctgcaacctttGACAGTTATTGCTGTGGTGAGCAATGAAAATAACGATCATCTGCGGGTAAAATCGGTAATTGCCGGGTTTGAGATTGATCACAGTTCACAGCGATAACCGATTCTTATTGCAGTGACTATCGCAAATGAGAGATTTCTGTCGCATGTGATCATGATCGCATGTGgtagcaacaaaaatcactcctTTTTGCGGGGCACTTTAAGGACAAAAAATGATTGGTGTCTTTTCTTTATATACATATGATTTTGAAGTTTTTGCATGAAATAATAAGACGTACAGTTCCATCAACATTTAAGTCCCGCACCACGAAGCAAGTTCTTTCATGCTATTCAGTTCAGTAAGAAATAAACTAAAACATTGGCAATCACTTTTGTATCAGAGATCATTGATTATATTCATTTGATTTGGAAATACTTTATGAATCTAAAGTTTTTCTGATGGTGACACCGTCTTTCCTCAGAAGTTTCTAGTTTGACCGGCAAAACTTAGATCCCACATGTAGTCTGtaacctcttcctcctcctccctTATCTCGATTCGAGCATGAATAGAGTTTAAGATTCTAACACTCGTACACAAATGTATCAATGGCAGTGCGCCAGCATACTTGACAGTACTGCTAAAACTGTACTCACCAGCCAGGCCCCTGAGATCAGAAGCACAGGCTCTCCTCATTGAACCACGGTTCAACACTGATAAGTTTGGAGGCCGAGCTTTCTCCAGGAGTGCCCCTAGGCTATGGAAAAGCCTGAACAGTAACATTAGAAACAATACTTACAATGCATTCAGGGGACAGATAAAAACAGAACTCTATAGTCAATACTACAACTCGACGGGAGGGCGCACTTGAACAGGACTAATTCTGGAAAGTTGCACCATataaataaaaattttattatttatcattattCATATTAATGATAATCTTAGAATCCAAAGCGCTTCCTTAACCTTGCCGACTCTCTGTCAACCAGGTTGCCTTTATCCCATTCAATGTTATGATTGGTTCAGTGATGTGTTGATGTCACTTAACAAAGAAAAAGTGTAATGTTAAAAAGTAATGTATTGTCAGAGTGTAATGTCAGATAGTAATGTAATGTCAGAGTGTAATGTTTGATAGCTATGTAATGTCAGATAGTACTGTGTTGTCAGAATGTAATGTCAGTGAGTAATGTCATGTCAGAGAGTAATGTAATGTCAACGTACTAATGTCAGAAAGTAATGTCATGTCAGAGCGTAATGTCGCAGAGTGATGTAATGTCAGAGAGGAATGCCACTCATAGCTGTTACTGATCTTCTTTCCAGGGTTTCGATGAGCACATCGTCAGCACATTCAGTGAGTGGGTCATGGCCATTGCATTCGTCCTTTACTTCTTCACCTTCATCCGCGACTTCCAGAAGATCAAACTCAAGGTCACCGTCGATCCGTTAGTGCAGCATCTCGGCGAGGCACCCCCACCAAGGAACGTTGCGCCTGCAGCAAACGAAACGAGTGGCCTGCTGGCCCATGCATGATGAATCTCTAGACTTGCTTATACAGCTTTCATAGGGCAGACTTTCTTTTTAGgtgggactataggcaggagctcgGTGGTCAAATTCAAGGTCTAAAGTTGACGAATATGCACATAGGgtactgggtcatgtttgactCAGGGATGAATATATTCTTTGTACAAGTCTAATTAGTTTTGATGTACTGCGAGGTACGATATTCCTATATGCGCCTTTTGtctcattcaatttgacctacctggctcATGGCTATATAGTGTCCCATTAAAGGAGTACTTCTCAGTTGTGACATAGCATCCATATATCGCTAAACTGCATGCAAATAAACTCACGCTGTTAGTGTGCTGATAtgtttgattttggtgtccaaTAATATGCAACTGGAGATGTATTAAAGCTCTTCCTATatcatctactgtaggccctaacatttttgtgacctgACTCATTTACGGCTGGCTGCTAGTAGATCACAAAACTTAACAACGTTCATGTATATCTTGCGACAGGTCGTTTCATGCATAATGAGGTTGCTATGACCACAAAATATAATTGCTTGGCATTATGTGCCCATTGACCAAGATGCATCACTTAGGAGACTTTTTGCAGGAGCCAGTAAAGTCTTATCTTATTTACGGCTGGCTGCTTAGTACATCACAAAACTTAACaactttcatgtacatgtatatcttgcgACAGGTCGTTTAATGCATAATGAGGTCGCCATGACCAAGCTTATTGACCAAGATGCGTCACTTAGGAGGCTTTCTGCAGGAGCCAGTAAAGTCACTTCAGTATTTTTCGGAGTGTTCTCATCACACGCCATATGCGTCAGACACTTGATGTCTTCAATCATGGTTCCTTACGTTTGTTTCACCGCAGGTTTATAATCATATTGTAATATGTGCCCTGTTTGACCAAAATGTTAATTATAGGCCTGAAATTTCAAGGTGACGACTTGGTAGCATGAGTCTGACATGCGTTGCCTGTTATGTGTATTTAACTCGATTTCgtaattgtttgtttttgagAAAAGGGCAGAATTTTGCTAGTTTATGTGATTTTGTTGAAGAAGAACAAATGTGgattaaaaaatcaaatttttaaggtttggTGTATGGGTTTTTGTCTGTGAAGTATTTCAAGCTTTCAATGGTTTGGAATATGCAAAAAATTGGccaacagatacatgtatatcacagtaGATATAAAGTGTACAAACATTTGACAAATTTCAATTCTGAGATGTTTCATGAAAACTCATGAAAATCTTTTAAAGATATGATTGATAAACAAGATGAGGTTGGACCCATTTGACTGTCATACTCGATTACATAAAGATCTGTGTATACATACAAATGCATGTAGTTTTATATTTGTCTCCCACAGTGTATCTAATTCTCAGAAGATATAGATGTTTTAGTATTTTAAATGTTTGACGGCCATGCATTATTGTGATAAGTTTTGTACAGATTGATACAACATGTATTTATCCAAGAAATATTTTATAAATAAATGCTAATTTTAATAAGTTAACCTTGTTTTTGATTTCGTCAAGTTTTCTACCCTCAGCCTCAATGAGAGATCAGACAATGCACGCTTCCCAATTTCCATTTCTTGCTCAGAGAGAGGACAATCGTCTCTCACAATGCATATTTTCTTGCCCAGGGAGAGGACAAAAGAGAAGATGGCCACCTCTCCCTGTGCACATTTCCCAGCTCAGAGTCCTATTGAGTATTGAAAGAGAGGGCAGCCATCACTCACCGTGAATATTTCTCTCCT contains the following coding sequences:
- the LOC135492496 gene encoding DNA damage-regulated autophagy modulator protein 1-like isoform X1, with amino-acid sequence MCGWYPNLSWIPMFLGCLTVVTFFVSYAIAIYEGDVAAYFPYISDTGANTPESCIFGEFLNIAAFLAFITIFIRFKLVSSFTRDTIRSVKILNVIGMVIGAISSFGLTMVANFQDNKIEVVHIIGASFVFGLGVAYTWVQVAISFLMYPDYNALTICVVRAVMSCISTISMVMAFVTAMIARTAWTNSGPHDHPRQKWQPTDPGFDEHIVSTFSEWVMAIAFVLYFFTFIRDFQKIKLKVTVDPLVQHLGEAPPPRNVAPAANETSGLLAHA
- the LOC135492496 gene encoding DNA damage-regulated autophagy modulator protein 1-like isoform X2, with the translated sequence MCGWYPNLSWIPMFLGCLTVVTFFVSYAIAIYEGDVAAYFPYISDTGANTPESCIFGEFLNIAAFLAFITIFIRFKLVSSFTRDTIRSVKILNVIGMVIGAISSFGLTMVANFQDNKIEVVHIIGASFVFGLGVAYTWVQVAISFLMYPDYNALTICVVRAVMSCISTISMVMAFITAIIANHEWFSSGSHDHSRSVWKPTDPGFDEHIVSTFSEWVMAIAFVLYFFTFIRDFQKIKLKVTVDPLVQHLGEAPPPRNVAPAANETSGLLAHA